Below is a genomic region from Anabas testudineus chromosome 13, fAnaTes1.2, whole genome shotgun sequence.
GATATCTCAAACAGTGAAGTGAGTAAAGTAAATTTAGTGTAAACACTTATTAACACAGCATATCTAACATGAAATATGTTCCTTTCTCAGGTCACTGACAAGTTACAAAGGGTAAATTTCAGAAATCAGTTTGGAGATAATGTGTTCTTTGATCAGAACGGTGACCCTCCAGCATTTTATGACATTGTTAACTGGCATCTCATTAATGGGCAGGTGAAACATGTCACACTCGGCCATTTTGCCTCTGATGCTAATGGTGCTAATGAGCTCAACatcaaagaggaagaaatcGTGTGGAGAACTGGAAAAACAGTAATCATCAcaatttttttctcattcagtgATCACAACATTAGTAAATCTTCGTTCTGCCCACTccattattatatattaacactGAAAAATTCTTCATGGATTTTGTTTTCTAGGTTCCCACATCATTGTGCTCGAATGTTTGTCCAGTAGGGACCAGGAAAGCTCAAATTAAGGGAAAACCCACCTGTTGTTTTGACTGCATCCAATGTACTGATGGAACCATAGCCAATTCAACAGGTAGCCCAGATATTTATCAAAAGCCTGTATGTCatactaaatactaaacattcatatttaaaacGATCTATAGTACTGCATTGCATGATTTTACATGTTTCTCTTCAAACTTCATTATATTACATCACTAATTTTGTTGAAACTTAAcatctaaatttaaaaatcatactTTTATTTGATCCTTTTAGGTGCAGCAGAGTGCACACCTTGTCCACAGGAATATTGGTCCAATGACAGGAGAGACGGGTGTTTTCCTAAAACAATTGAGTTTCTGACATATCAGGAGCCAATGGGAATAGCTGTCACAGTTGTATCTCTTCTAGGTGTCTCACTGTCACTGGCCACAATGATGATTTTTATTCGCTACAGAGAAACTCCTGTGATTAAGGCCAgcaactctgagctgagctgttttctgttgttttctctgctgctgtgttttctctgtcctcttacTTTCATTGGCAGGCCCACAGTCTGGACATGCATGTTACGCCACACAGCTTTTGCTGTGACATTTGCTTTTTGTATTTCCAGTGTTTTAGGaaaaaatattgttgttgtcaCAGCTTTTAAAGCCACATTTCCTGGCAACAATGCTGCAATGAAGTTTGGTCCTGCTCAGCAAAGAATCATAGTTTGTTCCTGTACTTTGATTCAGATATTAATATGTATATTGTGGCTTAAGTTAAACCCACCATTTCCAGACATGGTTTTCAGATACAGTAATAAGAAGATAGTTTTAGAATGTAACCCAGGTTCTGAGGCAGCTTTTTATGCAGTGCTGGGGTACATAGGACTTCTTGCCGTAATATGTTTAGTTCTAGCATTTCTAGCAAGAAAGTTGcctgataattttaatgaagccaAGTTTATCACATTTAGTATGTTGATATTTTGTGCTGTATGGATCACCTTTATCCCAGCATACATCAGCTCTCCTGGAAAGTTCACTGTAGCTGTGGAAACATTTTCGATTTTGTCTTCAGCTTTTGGTTtattaattagcatttttgcACCTAAATGTTACATTATAATGATCAAaccagagaaaaatacaaagaaacacGTCATGGGAAAAatttgaacaaaacatttattgttcAGTTAAAGAAATATGCAGCTCTCAGTTCTTAGATGCTGCATTATAGAAGCACTCTATTAGTCGATTAGCATCATTTGATATTATGATAATTATTATGAACTCTAATGTTACAGTAGTTTGGGTTTGGTCTCttgtggtgaaaaaaaaaattattttgacTAAATGCTTAATTTACCAGTAAGTTTACCAGTAACTGATAACAATGATAACTTATATcttgaatatttttaattaatttattgtatCTATTATAGGCATATTCTTTTTACTTGTAtatcactgttttgttttttttacagttttttaaagttataaCAGTCAATTACGTTACCGGAAAAAGAATAAGCTGTGCGATAGTAATATGAAGTGGGCACAGTTTGATGTATTTATCAAAGGCGGcagaagtacacaaagtacTGAAGAAGTACAAGTACATCTTTATTagctttaaatactgtacagatGTACATTACTATATAATGTGAAGGTTAATATACAGATTTAATGACCAACGTCAAAGACCTTATTTTGGAGAACTTTATTTGAAACATCATCCGACACTGAATTGATTTCCAGAAGATTATGtcctttttaatttaacttttaattattgTACTGTAACTTGACATATACATacctttaaatttaaacaatatGGCAAAGAAATTCTAGTGATTTATAAATAACTGGAATTATTGTATTGTGGTTGCATGCCTACAGTAGTTTACAGACTGTCTATTTAAACATGAGTTTGTTCTTTCATGTCAGATGTGTTTAAATTCACTTAAGGCTTTTTCTGAAATGTAGCGTGGACATCAATTTGAAGTACATAAGGCTAAAGTGATCTTCACCTTTGACCAGGAAAATCAAATATATCTCGATTTTAAGTTGACATTTTGCCAAATTTGAATAAATGCTATTAAGTTCTTAAGAtattgcatttaaataaattagatggacagatggacaaCCTGAAAAAATAATGTTACTGGCACAGAGGCATAAAAAAACAGGGGCCAAAGATTTATGTAAGCTGGCAACTTGGTGtatgacaaaaataacataGTTGTCAAGTGTCAGGAAGGAATCCCTGCATGCCATTTAGAGGACAGTACTGATTTCAAAAGCTGGACACATGACACAGCATACACAGTCTGGACGCTTGTCAatgaacaacagaacaaaaaagaaacagaatacACAGCAAGGATTACTATAAGAAGCCCAATGGCGCTGTTGTATTTTagcatatataaatacataaatacatacacattcCCCTCCAAaggtattggaacagtgaggcaaattatttatttttgctgtagactgaaacaTTCTGGTTTAACATCAAAAGATCAATATAAAGATAAAGGTCaagatttcagcttttatttccaggtgtttacgtctGGGTCCGATTCACCCATTAGAAGATAGcatcttttgtttgaacccacccatttttcatgtaagAAACAGATATACTTAAAATTAAAGTCAGTAAGACTTCATATTTACTTGCAAATCATTGGCTTGCAATAGCTGCTTCAATCTTGTGACCCATTGACATCaacaaagtttagtttttttgtgtttagcaaatgtttctgtagacttCTAAGTTCATGTTAGATCATCAGTGAAGCTTAATGTCTGTCCCAGAATaagccatgcagcccaagcTATGACGTCACCTCCTAGCCTTTTCAT
It encodes:
- the LOC113166354 gene encoding extracellular calcium-sensing receptor-like, which translates into the protein MIGGIFPVFIKEIFTTSTYEKEPPEVKCEGLDLRAFRWTQVMIYSIEEINKDPALLPYISLGYRILNSCASPTNTLRAALTLASGLEEIGSTSPCPPAISALIAESGSSQSMTVAGAVGPFQLPVSYFSTCACLSDRVKYPTFFRTIPSDYFEAKGLAALVKRFGWEWIGVIQSDNDYGRNGVLAFTAEVQKFGVCIAFVGTILLTYNMDKILNVVEMIKQSTVKVILAYVPEGDLYPLMTEIVKQNITGIQWLSTYAWTTAPRPSTPEIYQAFGGTLGFVGQKVSIPDLKPYLTSISPYKDLNAAFVRDFWEVMVTDKLQRVNFRNQFGDNVFFDQNGDPPAFYDIVNWHLINGQVPTSLCSNVCPVGTRKAQIKGKPTCCFDCIQCTDGTIANSTAECTPCPQEYWSNDRRDGCFPKTIEFLTYQEPMGIAVTVVSLLGVSLSLATMMIFIRYRETPVIKASNSELSCFLLFSLLLCFLCPLTFIGRPTVWTCMLRHTAFAVTFAFCISSVLGKNIVVVTAFKATFPGNNAAMKFGPAQQRIIVCSCTLIQILICILWLKLNPPFPDMVFRYSNKKIVLECNPGSEAAFYAVLGYIGLLAVICLVLAFLARKLPDNFNEAKFITFSMLIFCAVWITFIPAYISSPGKFTVAVETFSILSSAFGLLISIFAPKCYIIMIKPEKNTKKHVMGKI